GTCATCTTCACCAAATAATGCAACTCCTGCATCTCCTTCCGATTCCACAGAATCAAAACTGAAGTCATCACCATCATCCAGCACCCCTAAATCGTCAACTGAGAGGGAGTCATCTTCCGCAAATAATGCAACTCCTGCATCTTCTTCACCAGAAAAATAATCATCGTCATCAGGTTGCGCTTCAGCTTCTCCTGAGTCAAAGCTAAAGTTATCATCATCTGAAGATTCCTCGAATACTGCGACACCAGCATCATAGCTAAATTCCTCAGTTTCTGCTGAGTCTTCGGAGAAAGCAAATTCTTCAACTACTTCCTCAGTTTCTGCAGTGAATAAACCTACCTCGTCACGCATCTCCTCAGTTTCTGCTGAAAAAGATAACACCTCACTGGAATCATCAGTAATATCAGCGCCATCAAGTCTAGTATCCTCATCATCGGAGATGTCATCTACTAAATCAGAAAAAGCACCCAATACATCTTCAACTTTATCATCAATTTTATCATCAACGGTGGAGGGCGCTTCTTCTTCCGTTACTCCTCTTAATTCGTATTCCTCTCTAAAGGCACTAATTTGTTTTTCTAATTCAGTTTGATAATAAGTTTGTACCTCTTGAGATTGAGTTTGATAGGTTTCTTCTAATTGTGCCTTTTCTTCCTCCAGTTGTTCATTTTTTGTTTGTAACTCATCTACTGTAGCTTTTAAAATCTCAAATTCAGCTAATTGTGCTTGTAATTCACTGATAGTAGCTTGTAAAGACTCAATTTCTGCCGATGAGCCGTCTTCTACCGCAGAAGTGTTAGACTCTAAACCGGCGATAGTAGCTTGTAATTGTTGAATTTGAAGCTGGTAGTCTTCCTGTTGTTGTGCTAATTTTTGGTTATTTTCCTTTTCATACTCTTGACGTAGAGAAACAATTAATTCCTGCTTACGTTTTTCAAAGTCATTTTCAGCACTTTTCAAAGCCTTATCCTTTTCTTCTTCTACCTCAGAAACATTGACTTTATCTTTGTTGATAACAAAAACAACTACTGCGCCAATAACAATACCAATAATTAAACCAATTACCATTTCTATGCCTCCGCATTTTATATATGTGAGTTTGTTATACAGTCTTTCTTATTTTGATCTATTTGATCTAAAAGTATTATATTGATAAAATCTATTTACAATCGCTATTTTTCATAATTAAGTGAAAATACTCAAGATTTGAAGATAGTAGAATTTCATAATTATCCATTACCAATTGTTAATTTTCATCAACCCCTAGTTAAACGATAGGCTTGATAAACTGCCTTAACGTTATACCAATTCAGAAAAATTCGGGCAATTTCTAAAGCCAGTTGAGATTTACCGTGATTAATTAACCAACGTAATAAGGGTTTGGTAGTATTTTCATTTACCATTCCCCCGACGGAGAGAATTCCCCACAACAATTTATGAAGCCAAGTCATTTGAATCATCATTTTAACTTCATAGCTGGGATGCTTTTCATAAAATATTACTCCCATTCTGCCTCTTTGTTCTTCTTGATCAATTAATTTCGGGATTTGATCTAAACTAAAGGGAGGATGCCAATGATAACCCACAGCTTCGGGGCATTTTATCAATTTTAAGCCTAATTTTTTCAGTCTTACGCCCAATTCTAAATCTTCCCAGCCGTATTGACGAAAACTGGTATCAAATTTTCCTGCTTTTTCTAACCACTTTTTAGCAATGGCAACGTTTCCTGTGGCAAAATAGGCGGCGGAAAAATCAGTTATTTTATATGTTTCTGCGGTAGGATTATCAAAGTTAGCTGTATTAATTACTCTTCCATAGGTAAAAATCTTATCTTCTTTGTTTTCTTGTTGCGCTTTCGTCAAACTGTTACCATGTGATTGTAAAAATGTGGGTGTTACCACTAAGTCACTGTCGATGAAAATAATCCAATCTCCTTTGGCTTTTTCTATGCCGAAGTTACGGGCGCGCGCCGCCCCACCATGATTTTGCTGGTATAGGTTAACATGGGGTAAATTCTTTTTTTCTGTCTCAATCCAGTTAATGGTATTATCTGTAGAACCATCATCCACTACAACAATTTCATATTCTGAGATAATATTTTTATCATAGGTTTGATTTTCCAGCGCCCTTAAACATTTCTGTAAAATGGGTAGGCGATTATAAGTAGGAATGACAACGCTAAAATACACTTTTTTAACCTCAAGGCTATTTTGCTTTTCTTGATATTATCTTAATCTAAAAGAGCAAAAAGCAAAGGGCAAAGAAAGTTATGATGATTTATAAAGATAAAATTTCTATTGTTGCTTAACTAGGGGAGTTTTTATGAGTACCATAACAGATAATGATTTAAAAGAGTTAAAAGATTTAATTAATCATAGGTTAGATCGTCTCGAAAATAAAATGGATAGTTTAGAATCTAACTATAACAGCTTAGATAAAACTGTCAGCAACATCAATACAAAGTTAGAAACTATTAAACCTATTTTTGACAAAATACCTGAATTATCAGAGAAAATAGGCGAATATAAAAACTGGAAACAAATATCAGTTATTTTGATTACTGGTTTCCTGACTTCTTTATTTTGGATATTTAGAAATAATCCTTAAAAATAATCCATACTTTATTTTTTGCCGTTTTACTCTAAGGATAAATTTATATCGAATTCGGAGAATATGTTACCAATAAAAATAAATTTTGTCTTCGCATTTTACCCACTATGTAATGAATTACACGGAACCAATAGTTTTTCGTTCAATAAATTGAACTAAGATTATTTTTAATTGGCTTGTAAGTAATCAAACGGACTTAATATCACTTATTATTTAGGTAAAACTCTTTTTTTGTTTAATATGTAGGGTTTACTGAATAAATCAAAACTCTTGTCAAATAAAGGTTTAAAGTCTATTCTACATAACAAAAAGTGTCATAAATTGACTTTTTTCTCTAAAAATACTCTATTTTTTCCATCCCAATCAAAAATTATTAATTCTACATTCTAAATTCTAAATTCTAAATTCCCTCCCCTCAGCAAAATACTTTTTCAGCACCACCTATTTAATATTTTTATCATTAAAACTTTATGATTACTACTCCTAGTGAATTATTCTTTGACTTATCTTATAATCAGCTAACTAACTATTTAGCCGATGATAATTTATCCCATAATTTAATATTACAAGAAAAAGCTAATTTTTTAAGAAAACAGCAAGTGGGCGACACGGTAACTTATGTCATTAATCGCAATATTAATTTTACTAATATTTGTGAGCAACATTGTAGTTTCTGCGCCTTTCGTCGTGACGAAAATCAAGAAGGCGCTTTTTGGTTACAGACGGAAGATATATTGGTGAAGTGCGCTGATGCTGTTGCTAATCAAGCCACTGAAATTTGTATGCAAGGGGGTTTAAATCTTCAAGCCAAAATTCAAGGTAGTAGTTTAAAATATTATTTACAGTTAGTTACTACTATTAAAAATAATTTTCCGCAATTACATTTACACGCTTTTTCCCCCCAAGAAATCGAATTTATTGCCAGAGAAGATAATCTGACTTTTGATGATGTCATTATAGCATTAAGAGACCATGGTTTAGGTTCAATGCCGGGTACTGCAGCGGAGGTTTTAGATGATAATATTAGAAAAGTTATTTGCCCTGAAAAACTCAATTCTGCCACTTGGTTAGAGATTATTTCCAGCGCCCACCGCCTTGGCATTTACACTACTTCTACTATGTTATGTGGTACTATTGAAACACCAACACAACAGTTAAATCATTTGTTGAGTATTCGTCACTTACAAGAGAAAGCCTTAGAAAAAGGTTATCCAGCGCACATCACCGAGTTTATTTTATTGCCCTTTGTGGGAGAAGAAGCACCGAAACCGTTACGGCAGAGAGTCGGCAGAAATCAACCGGATTTGAATGCCACCCTGAAATTAACCGCCGTGGCGAGAATCGTTTTAGGAGATGTTATCCCTAATCACCAGCCAAGTTGGGTGAAATTGGGTTTACAGGGGGCGCTGAGGGCGCTGGAATGGGGTTGTAATGATATTGGTGGTACACTCATGGAAGAACATATTACCACCATGGCGGGCGCTAAGGGTGGTACTTGTTTAGATGTTGCCACCATCCAAGAAGCCATCACTTCTATTCAGCGCCCTTTCCGTCAACGTCACACCCTTTATAATGGATAACGAAGAATTAATAATGGATAATTAATTCATCACCTGTTATTTATTACCTCCCTCTGCTTCCCTTTCTCCCTCTGCTTCCCCTTCTCCCTCTGCTTCCCCTTCTCCCTCTGCTTCCCCT
Above is a genomic segment from Cyanobacterium sp. T60_A2020_053 containing:
- a CDS encoding glycosyltransferase, coding for MYFSVVIPTYNRLPILQKCLRALENQTYDKNIISEYEIVVVDDGSTDNTINWIETEKKNLPHVNLYQQNHGGAARARNFGIEKAKGDWIIFIDSDLVVTPTFLQSHGNSLTKAQQENKEDKIFTYGRVINTANFDNPTAETYKITDFSAAYFATGNVAIAKKWLEKAGKFDTSFRQYGWEDLELGVRLKKLGLKLIKCPEAVGYHWHPPFSLDQIPKLIDQEEQRGRMGVIFYEKHPSYEVKMMIQMTWLHKLLWGILSVGGMVNENTTKPLLRWLINHGKSQLALEIARIFLNWYNVKAVYQAYRLTRG
- the cofH gene encoding 7,8-didemethyl-8-hydroxy-5-deazariboflavin synthase subunit CofH, whose product is MITTPSELFFDLSYNQLTNYLADDNLSHNLILQEKANFLRKQQVGDTVTYVINRNINFTNICEQHCSFCAFRRDENQEGAFWLQTEDILVKCADAVANQATEICMQGGLNLQAKIQGSSLKYYLQLVTTIKNNFPQLHLHAFSPQEIEFIAREDNLTFDDVIIALRDHGLGSMPGTAAEVLDDNIRKVICPEKLNSATWLEIISSAHRLGIYTTSTMLCGTIETPTQQLNHLLSIRHLQEKALEKGYPAHITEFILLPFVGEEAPKPLRQRVGRNQPDLNATLKLTAVARIVLGDVIPNHQPSWVKLGLQGALRALEWGCNDIGGTLMEEHITTMAGAKGGTCLDVATIQEAITSIQRPFRQRHTLYNG